In Vibrio quintilis, the DNA window ATCCATCCGGACCACTGTGCCGGACTCCCCGCACTGCTGAATCAGTGGAAGAGTTTCGGCCGCCAGCGCCCACTCGATATTTTCTGTCAGAAGGCACAACAACCCCCTTTGGAATCACTGGTTCAACTGGCGACCTGGCCGAAAACATCCTGTTGTTTTGAAATACGCTGGCATGAGATCACCGATCAGTTTCGCTGGCAACACTGGCAACTGTTCACGGCGAACTCACAGCATGAAGTCGCCAATAAGGCGCTGCGTATTGAAGTCGACGGGCAAAGTCTGTTCTACAGTGGCGATGGCCGCCCCACTTCCGCAACGAAGGCACTCATGCAAGGTGTCGACCTCGCCTTTCAGGAATGTGCTTCAGCACAAACACTACCGGCAGAATCTTCACACGGCGATCTGGACGGTTGCATCCGGTTACTTTCTGAAACAGGCGCCGGTGCGCTGGGCCTGTATCACTGTTTTGATGAGGCTCTTGCTGAACTCGAAGCGGGTATTCAGGCACATGAGCGATTATTTCTGAGCAAAGACGGGCTGGTGATTGATCTTTCAGTCATAGATTTTTCAAACCCCGCCTCAGTAAAGATGCTGATTGATGGCCCAAGATCTGATGGCGGGATGCCGGAATACTAAAACCAATGCACATTGAATCGCTTTGGGTATATATTGGTCTGTCAGTGGAACCAACTCATATCAGGCACTTATCATGACAGTCACCACCAAAAGTCATCCAACACGGTACAAGACCATATTTACCAACGGCAACGTGACATCATACAGCGATAATACTTCTGAAAAAGGCGGGCATGGTGATGGTTTCAGACCCCATGAATTAATTGAGGCAGCACTGGCAAATTGCATCAGCATGTCCATCAGAATGTATGCTGACGAGCATGCGCTGGCGCTCGACTCTGTCTCGACAACCGTGAGCATTGATCGCAGAGAAACGGGTCAGGTCTGTTTGCAATATGACATCAAACCTGAAGGCAATCTCTCTCCGGCAGAAAGAGATGAACTAATGAATCTAGCAGAATCCTGCCCTGTCCGGCGAACACTCTCATCTGAAATATCATTCCAGCGAAATGGAGCATAATAATGAAGTTACAGCAGCTGATTGAACAAGGATTTCAGGCCCGTCACGACCTGAATTGTGCAGAAACCATCGTCAAAGGAGCCAATGATACATACGGCTTAGGCCTGGATGACAATGCCATTCGCCTTGCCGCCGGGTTTGGCGGTGGCATGTGTGTTGAAGGTGCCTGTGGTGTGGTGACCGGGATAACCATGGTTCTCAGTGCCTTATATGCCAAAGAAAGAGGCCACACAAGCCCTGAAATGAAAGAGAAAATCAAACTGGCTATTCAGCAGTTTGAATCCCTGTATCAGTCAACCAACTGTCACAATCTGAAAGAAAATCACCGGGATGAAAAGACCGGCTGTCACGGGTTAATTCTGTCTGGCGGGGAAATTCTCGATGAGATTGTCGGGGCCAGGTAGTTTTCTGAAAATAGCTGGGGCAAAAATAGCAGGGACAGGCACCTTGCAAAACGGCATGGCTTTTCACAAAAATAGCAGGGACAGGCACCTTGCAAAACGGCCTGGCTTTTCAAAAACGGAAATTGTCCTTTCAATACTTTCTTCTTTCCGGAAAATTTTTGAGACTGCCGGGGCGTGTACCTCTGCGAATGCAGAGGTATTTCAAAAAATTTGTTTGTTATGAATAGAAACTTAGTTTGAAATCCGAATGATTTGTGTGATGACAGCCTGTTCGCCTACCGGTTTTGTAATGTAAACCATCGCAGGTTCATTAGTAGCACCGGGGTAGACAGTTTTTGAATTACAGAAAAATTGATAATTCATACCCGCAATAACTTGCTCAGCAACAGCAACAGGTTTGTAATCTACCCCTACAAATCCGTTAAAGGCTTCTTTAAACGATAGCTCTGCCATCTCGCTAATTTCACTGGTGAATTCAGACCAAGCGCCCATTGTTGTCTCTTGTGTTGTAATTTCTGACATTGTATTACTCCTGATAATATGTGTTTTGTAGGAAAGCCCTACTGGATTCAAGAACAATCTTAGCGAGAAATAGAAAGTGGGTCAGTGTCAGTTCAGTATCAGTTCACGGTCATATTGTGCCAAAACTGACCAGACAGACACATTTCGAAATGAGATCATGATCACTCTGTTCAATTGTTTGTTTATTACTTCAATCATGGCACATTGTGATGCCATAGACGGAGTGACCATCTCATCAGGCACAAGAGAGTAAGGTGTCTGTCTCAGGTAATTCTCTATAGGTTTT includes these proteins:
- a CDS encoding MBL fold metallo-hydrolase — its product is MKIEVTGSGSAYSKSRNTSAILVEDNTQNQWLIDCGPTVPRALWQRGTDINDIQVIFFTHIHPDHCAGLPALLNQWKSFGRQRPLDIFCQKAQQPPLESLVQLATWPKTSCCFEIRWHEITDQFRWQHWQLFTANSQHEVANKALRIEVDGQSLFYSGDGRPTSATKALMQGVDLAFQECASAQTLPAESSHGDLDGCIRLLSETGAGALGLYHCFDEALAELEAGIQAHERLFLSKDGLVIDLSVIDFSNPASVKMLIDGPRSDGGMPEY
- a CDS encoding OsmC family protein yields the protein MTVTTKSHPTRYKTIFTNGNVTSYSDNTSEKGGHGDGFRPHELIEAALANCISMSIRMYADEHALALDSVSTTVSIDRRETGQVCLQYDIKPEGNLSPAERDELMNLAESCPVRRTLSSEISFQRNGA
- a CDS encoding C-GCAxxG-C-C family protein, with product MKLQQLIEQGFQARHDLNCAETIVKGANDTYGLGLDDNAIRLAAGFGGGMCVEGACGVVTGITMVLSALYAKERGHTSPEMKEKIKLAIQQFESLYQSTNCHNLKENHRDEKTGCHGLILSGGEILDEIVGAR